AAATGTAGGCATTCACAGGAAGTTCCATGGTTTTCCCCCCCTGTGTTGCATGACCCATCGTGCTGATTAAGGAagaaaagtgctttttaaaaaatctcattttaggGTCTTCCACCCTCACCCACTGAGaatgcaagaaaaacaaaaccctggcAAATATGTATAGTCCTGGGAAACAAAATCTCACCTCAGCCACGTtcgaaaagaaaggggaaaaaatggtgcTTCCATTTGCCCTCTGAATGCATAGGCTCTGTCTGGATGTGGGCAACGTTCTTCATCGTGGGTCCTCGGAAGCTGTGGCAGATCATTGTCTTGACCAGAGTAGCCAAGTCATTTCCAGTTGATTCTCCTTAGAATAACTGTGgacaatgctctcttggttctgctcaattcactcttGCATCAGTTTGTATAGTTCCtccaaggtttctctgaaatcaacCCCTTTGTCAGTTTTCACCCCATAATAGTGTTCCACCCCAGGCATACAGTCTAACTTGGTCAGCTATTCCTCCACTGACAGTTTCCAGTggtatgggtccttttcctctttctttgatctagtTGATGCACTGCAGAGTCAGAGGCCTTCACTTTTGATGCTTCATCTCCTCCCAGTTCAGTCTAGGAGGGAGGAGAATAGAGGGTGTAGGAAAGGGAACCCTGCAGGCTCCTTTTGATCTCCAGTGGCCCAGGGGAATGGGTCAGAATCAAGAGACCAGGCACAGTCACAGGTGGCTGGCCTCAGGACCTGGGTGACATTTCCCCATTCCCCAACGTGCTCATGCAAGTGCTCTCTCATATCCCACAAGCCACTACGGCTAGCTTGCTCCAGAAGGCATTGGGGATCTGGAAGGGCAAATTAAGTAGTGGGCCATCTCCACTGCCCTGGGGGAGCTGCCCACAACACCTGGGCCCCAAGCCTTAGCTGACAACTTTCAGATCATTGGTTCATCTCTCAGGGCTTGATGAAGGGTGCATGTCACAGAAGACATAACCTGGGGAACGGGAAGCTGGGAGGCACAAGGACCAAAGCAGAGGAGGCCCCGACTAGTGACCACAGGCTGGGCTACTAGAGGATGGGCAGATACAAAGGCCTCAGCCCAGCTCTTTAGGCCAAACCAAAAGGCCCCCCTTCTCTACCTCTCTGTTCACttgcccctctcccttctcctcattTCAGGAAGGACCCGAGGCCAAAGTCTTCCCTTGGCCTTTTCTCCAACTCCACAATGTGTCAAACTGACTTGAGCACCACTTTCCCCTTCCTAAAGATTAGACAGAAAATTCTGAGTGCAAGacctcccccccacctttttttaaatgtttatcatCTGTCTCTAAGACAGAtgggtaagggcaaggcaatgggggttaaatgacttgcccacagtcacacagctaagaagtgtctggaagccaagtcttcctgattccaggcttggtgctctatccactataccacctaggtGCTCCTAAACCTTCCATTTAGGGGGCAAGAAGagcaatttattgattaggctagcatttAACCAGTAAGTTAATAGGTCAGGGATCCCCTCCATGTGATCATTATAGCCCCAGCCGTCATTCAATTTTCTTCCTCCATTGCTCCTGAATAGCACCTTTATTAGGGCTGTAAAGGTTTCTGAAGTCTTGGATACTAACTGGCTGTGATccctggcaagtcactgaacttaacctcagtttccttgtctgtaaagtgGGGATCATAGTCACAGTTATGTCCCCAAGTTGTGAGGATCCGATGAAATCttctttgtaaagcacttggcaaagtGGGAAGCGCTGAAAGTTAGCCACTAGCATGACTATCCCCAGAGTCCAGCACACAACCAATAAACGGACTGCTGCCTGAACAGAGGCTCCTGCAGGCTCCAGCAGCTCCCAAGCCTTGTGTCTCTCATGGATCAATCAGCTTTGgggtgtgcgtgtgcatgtgcgtgtgtgtgcacacacacgtGTGTATTTCAGGTGGCGAACACTCAACAGCAGGGGGAATGTCATGCTACATCAGAGAAATAATCGGGCCTTTGTGTAGAGAACATAAAACCAAAGCTTGCAGTAGAGGTGTTTAATAAAGATTTAATTGAAAGCAAAACTGTGAAAAGCATCATTCTCTCTCCCAAGCAGAAGAGAGAACCTGGAGGCTCCTCCACCCCTACCTCCCCTCACTAAGAGTCGGCACCCCAGAGGCCTAGGGTAGGAAGACCCTGAGGATCACGCAGGTGAGGCCTCATGATGGCAATGAGTAACCCTGAGCTTTTACCACAACCCCATCACCCAAGCAAGAAGAACCAGACAGGAAGGGCCCCACCTtcaaacaagaagaagggatggCTAAACAGGAACATGACTGGCCCCGAGCCCTGGGGCTCCAGGAGAGAGGCTACTACCACCAAGGGCAGCTGCTCTCATAACCACCATGCTCaagcaaggaaagaagggaggaaggaaggcttCCCGTAAGGCTTTCTGATCCTTTGTCAGGCTGTCCTTTTGTGGGCAGGCTTTGTTCATGTTGGAAAGAGGGctaaaaatggagagaagagtCCATGACTCTGTGCTCAAAGGGAAGCAGCCCTGGGGGCCAAGGATACTCAGAATGCAGTCTAATGGTGACACTGGAAGGTTAGTAGACCAAGGAAGGGATATCCTGGGGAGGGAAGGGTGTCATGGCAGCCAGTCCCTGGCCATTCTCTCACCCTGCACCACAAAAGCCAATTCTCTCTGCTACTCCCCTCatccttccatctttccatccttccttccttctttccacatCCCAGTGGGAATAGATGGAGATAGCAGGCACAGAGTCAGCTTTCAGCCAGAAAACCAACCCCTACTATTTTATCCATCCATccctagtgttttgtttttttttttttggcagggagGGGGACGGAGGGGAGAGGAGTTAATCCAGGAAGCCAGCTTCCACAGGCTCAGATACAGTACAGTTGAGCATACGAGTGGCCAGACGTTCGATATCATCCAAGCTCAGGAGGCGAAGACTCCGATCATAGTCCTGTGGGAGGCAAAGGGGGGAGAGCAGGAAGGGAAGTGAGAAAAGACCTTGGGTCCAAGTCATGAAGAATGCATTCAATTGTCAGTGGATTGGGAAGAAAGCTGGGGTGGCCAAAGAGtccaaagagaaagggaaaggactcctcatatgaacaaaaatattgctagcccatcaattggggaatggctggacaggTTGCGGTATATGACTGTgttggaatactagtgtgctgtaagaaatgcCGAGCAGCAGGATTTCCAAAACCTGCAAAGATTTACACgaactgatgcaatgtgaagtgagcagaaccaaaagaacactgTATTATGGTAACAGCAAAATTGTATCCACGGTCACCTCTGAAGCTGACATTTGTGGGCCCAGCCAATGTGGGATTTGGTGTTCCTATACGAGGCTTGTTTCTGTTTTCCGTTGTTTCCCCAATTGAGgggagaggtgggaaggagagaaaataaatactggTGAACTGAAAAAACAAATGTCAGAAGATCCATGTTCAAAAGGTCCCTCTTTGGGCTTCTATCTCCTCCTCTGTAGGCTAGATGAGATCTAGGGCACCTTCCAGCCCTACACTTTTGATCTCATGACATGAAGGGCTGGGTGTCTAGTTAGGCAAATACTTTGGATGACTGTTTCAGGTGTTACCTTCGAGCACTAGTTTACACTAAGGAGAGAGGCTGCCCTCTGAGTCCTGGGCCTCACCTTCTGTAGCTGCTCTAGGACTCTCCTGGTATCGGCTGTGTTGAAGTGTCGGGCCAGGATCTGAGAGACCAGCAACCAAGTGGGGAGTGACTGAGGCGGGGCCTGAGACTTTGAGGGCCCAAGCCGGGCAGTTGCCTCATCAGGAAGCTTGATCACTAGGTTGATCTTGGAGTTTGGCCCAATGCTATAGTCTGAAAGTCGAAGCTCatctgggaggaggaagaggggaagaagaggaagaggaggaggaggaggaggaggaggaggaggaggaagaggaggaggaggaggaggaggaggaggaggaggaggagggagtgaTGTTTGGCTCCTATGTCTCCTTACCAAAAGAACCTTTATATGTCCTCATTAATTAGGGTTACCATACTACCCCATACCCTGACTCCTCAGAGCTAGCTTGGCCTCCAGATCCTACTGATGCTCTCAATCAAAGCCACAGAGCTCCTTCACCACCTCAGGGAGTACATACAGTGTATGGAGGAGACAGACAGGAGGGCgggcaaataaaaatgaaaagtcctAGTATTTGGGACCAGTAGAAAGAAGTCCCTAACATGTGACCCTGTCCCATTCTGTCTCCGGTCATGTTCTCAGTTTCCAATAATGCATCAAAGCACCCTTAGGTGCCAGACGGGAAGTCATCTTTCTGTTCCAGGACCCGAGGTTTAAGAACTGGCTAATAAACCTGTTTCGACATGCCCTCTGCATTCAAAACCAGGATTCTAAGGAGGGGTCCATGACTCAGAAAAGGGGGTGTGGGGCCTCAGCTGCTGCTAGGCAAGCCTAGAAAAGCCTCCTGGGCTGCTGCAGCCTCCCTCTTGGCCTCGTCCTCATCCCACAGTGGCACTCATCTGCCCCCTCTCCTCGGcagctctcctctctcccccacaTTTCCCTCCTGCCTCTGGGGCTCAGGCTGGCTCTTCCTCAGGGTCCTACCTCCCTTGGTTCCCGATCAGCTCTTTCACGTCTCAAACTGCCTACGTGGGGGCCAGTCCCTAGGCTAGGAGCCGGCCTGGGCTAACCCCCTCAGTCTGCGCCCCACCCCCCCTGCTCCTCGAACTCCCGGGGAGCCCACAGAAAAGTCCCTCCCCAGTAAATACTCGGACCTCCGGCGTGGCCTTCCATCTCGATGGACCGGGATGATGTCTCTTGGGACTCCCGGCGCTTGGACGCGCATGCGCCAGCCCACATTTAAACaaagtttcaaggcagaagtgtaGCGGTACTGCGCGGCCGCGCGGCCCCGCGGCCCCGCAGCCCGGCGCTCCTGGCCTTaactcctccccctcctcctcccccttcctccacGGCGGGCCTCGGGGGCCGAGTGACACCGGGACGATACCTGCCAACGCTTTGCCCTTGAACAAGAGCCGCTGCTGGACCACCGGGACATTCAACTTCTCGGAAACCAGGAGCTTCAGGGTGGCGACGCGTTCGTCATCGGGCACCTGGGGGCGGGACCGGAGGCGGGGCTTTAGGGCTGTTGACCCCGCCCCCCATCATCCAGTCCTCAGCCCGACTCCTCGGCCGGAGGGGCCTGTCCCGCTCCCCCGaactcacactcactcacacacacacgcacacgcttTGCCGCCCCGCCCCAGCCCTAAGGAGAGCGCTACCGATCCCCCCacgggggaggggagcagctacGGGCAGAAGGGAAGGGCAGGTCAGCGTTTTCGGGACGCAGCAGCCGTACCTGGAGGCTGCATTCCCGGCCCTGGAGCGCCTTCACGGTTAGCTGCATTGCGGCGGGAGCGGCGCCGTTAAAAAGCTCCCAGCGGACTTGCACCGCACCTCCGTGCCCGCTACCTCAACTTCAGGCTCGGCCGGAACCAACAACCAGCGAGAGGGGGAccggggctggggctggggtggACCGGAAGTGAGGTTCCGAAGAGCCGGCGAGGCTCACGGGCGCCCTCTGCAGGCCCGGAGGGCGGGGAAGCTGCGACGGGGACCCCGCCCCGCAGGCGCAGGCCCAATCCGTGCTCTCGGAGGAGGCCACGTGCCGAGCGAGCTGGCCCGCTAGGAAGAGAAACCCGCGAGAGTTGTGGCATTAGAGACTcggggggcggggaggggcgCCGGCTGGGAGCTTGGGAGTGAACCCGTGCAGCTGAACGGGGAGGCTGGAAGGCAGGCTGCGAGCGGCCGGGTgacgagtgagtgaggagcggaAGCCGAGCCAGCGAGGACAGACAGCTTCTTCGGACTTGGACCGGGGGAGGAGACCCAGAAACCCCAGACTAGGTAGCCTGAGGGAATGAGACTATCGAAGGGCGGGGAGGCGGGACTGGGCAGGGGGCCTTCGCCTACGAGCCAGCCGAGAAGACGAAGTTGAAGGGGAGGGAGACCCGTGGGAGAATGTTCcggagaaaataggatggaggggcGGAGCCAGGCCtgggagggaggtcctgggttctagtgTAGCCTGGGACGACGCTTCCTCGCCgcgtgaccctgggctagtcgtttaacccccattggctagccctttcATATACGCGAAAATCTGGGCAGCATACTAGGAACAACAAAGGTCTGTAGAGGCAAAGCTATGGATTGCAGCGGTGCGCTGTGGCTGTGAGAGCTGGATTCTAAGGAAAGCCACCGCAGAACCCATGCTTTCCAATTGGGGTGCTGGagaaggcagctgggtgcctgggttcaactgtggcccagacacttcccaggtgggtgcccctgggcaagtcacttgacccccatggcctagtcctcactgctcttctgccttagaaccaatatctagtattgattctaagatggaagggaacgGGGTTAAAAAAACAGACTCTTGTTCCTTGGACTGCAAGACCAAATCAaccaatactttaaaaaaacaaactctgaCTATTCATTagaatagggcagctaggtgatgtggTGGATAGAgcgtcaggcctggagtcaggaagacctgagttcaaatgtggactctgggcaagtcacttcacctgtttgcctcagtttcctcatctgtaaaatgagtgggagaagaaaatggtgaaccactccagtatcttagccaagaaaccTCAAATGGACTCTTTGCCCAGTTGCAACCACCTGAGAAAACAACTGAAGGAGCACTGGAGGAAGCTGAAATAGTCTGACCACAAATGGAGAAGGCAGGTCTgagggcaaaaggaaaaggggattaccgaggatgagatggagagatggTGCCAGGAAGTGTACAGATTCAAAATGATGGGGCTCGTTGGGGCTTGATAGCCTCATGAAATCAAATAGGATTCTTATGCTATTAAATAGGTATTAATACTTTAAGTAAGTTAAAATCAGTACTATTCAATAATAGCAGGAAGAAGAGTGGGGGAGATAAGAGGGAGGTAGAGAGTTATTTCGATTTTCTAGTTTGTGGCCCCCTACCATACAGACACTGAAGAGCGCTCACTGGTCACCAGCAAACACGGAAGTCCACGAGCCCCTACTTCCTGCCTAATGCTGTCCCATCTCCAGTGCCTGGGGAATCACTTTGCTGCCTCGACATATTTTTGGCTCTCCAAGTTGCTTCTTAAACAGAAGCAAGAAACGTGAACATAGACAGACTTCGGGAGTTAGTGAAGGGCAAAAGGACCTGGTGTGCTCTGGTCCATAGGGTTGCAAAGAGGCAGACACAaataaatggctgaacaacattCATATGACACTTTTaacattttcaaagtgctttgcatgctatctcatttgatccataccacaatcctatgaggtatgtattttatagatggagaaagtgAGGCCCAGGAAGGTTTGAAGTTACTTGTCAAACAGTTAAGTGCCTGAgttaagattcaaactcaggtcttcctgactctagttcaACACTGTCCACTGAATCACCTGAGAATGCAAGCCTTTTCAATTCCAGGTACCAAGATTCCCCTCCACACCTATTTTAATAAGCCCTACCTACCACTCCCCTGATGGGGCTATGGCCTAGCTCTAAATTTGATTTGGTCTAACAGGTtcaaagagtttttgtttgttttaaatgcaCTTGGCTCAGGGTAGCTAAGGTGGCTCATTGGAGGAGGTGCTGGgctcaagtttgacctcagatacttcctagctgggtgaccttgggcaagtcactggcccttactgttcttctgcctagggaccaatacttagtagcaatgctttttcttttcttttctcttaaacctttaccttccatcttggagtcagtactgagttaaatgacttgcccaaggttacccagctagggaagtatctgaggccatacttgaacccaggccctcttgtCTCTgcacctggttctcaatccactgaaaacCGAAAATGCAATTGGCTCTCGTGAACCATCAAAGTCCAGTAAAGATGAGACAAAGACAACTGTATCAAAACAGGACTCCCCTTCCACAGGCAGAAACCTAGCCAGGCCTCCAGAAACCATTTCAGACAATCTTCCTGCCCTTAGAATTTAAGCCTGGCTCAGCTATGGAGGCTGGGTGGGGCTTTGGTCTCAGTTGCAGGCAGAGGGAGCCCCACCCCTTCCCAATAGTCTGAATCAAAAGTAATGCTGCCTTGCTGGTGTCCAAGTGTGCGGGTACCCAAGGTGGTATCCCCCGGCCTTACAGAAAGGAAGCAGTCTGTCCAGAGTTGGAGGCAGGCAGGACAGTCCCTTCCACAAGAATTCAGGTGGCCACATCCCTTTACACTCCCCAAGACCCTTCTTCTTAGTGGGGTGAGAGTGGTGCCAGCTGGTTGTTCGGCTCCCATCCACCTTCTCTGCCCAGAACTCGCTGATGATTCTCCTCACTCCTTGGCTAGTCAAACCCAGCCCAGCTGGATAATTATCATTCTCCACCCTGTCATGATCTGGAGAAAAAGGACTAGAGCAGGTCCTAAGGATAGGACCTTGGATGACCTTCCTGGCTCATCCAGAAGAAAGAGTGGGGGGAATACACAGAGGTAATGGGGGTTGGCTGTCACTCCCAAAGGCCTAAACAAAATGCCAACTGCCTGGCCTCCTTTGGAGCAAGAAGCTAAAGCTTGCCTTCTTTCCCCCATGGGGGCTCAGGCTCTCCGTCCCCCAAAGCCCCCAGATGGCTGGGCCTGGGACAGTGGTCCCAGTACACTTAGACATATCAAATAAAGCTGCCTACTGCATAACCAGCTCACTGGGGGCAGCCAGGAGGCACAGTAGGTGGAGCcctggactcatcttcctgagttcaaatctggccttggatctttgctgagaaaaccccaaacaaggtCCTGAAGAGCCCGATGACTGAAACGACAGAACCACCACAGCAGGTCAGCAAGCTGTGGGTAGCAGTGGAACAAGAGCCAGCCATGGGGCTTCTGGTGGGCTAAGTGGAATCCACGACCCCAAATGGCCAGGTTTGTGTGCTGGAAGCTTCAGCTGAGTTGTTCTGCTTCCTGCTCTTCTGAGGAAGGGCAATGACACAACTCCCATCACCTTGCCCTGGTCCCCCATGTCTGGGTATTCACCCTCCCCTTCCTTTCAAATACAAGACAGCAGAGAATTTTCATCGCTCAGAACTTTGTTCTCTCTTTATTCAAATATGTGGTGGAATCCATCTCCCTACCCCAAACCCCTCCCCTTGGCACTGAAGGCCATAGCTGGCAGGAGTATAAAaacattggtaaaaaaaaataagcccagACTTTGGGTGTATAGTGCATAGAGACTGAAGGCCTTTGGTATCCGATAACTTATGACGAGGGCcagagggggaagggacaagCCTTAGGTGGTGGAGTAGAGACTATTGTAGGCGAGGTGCCCGATAACAAGGGCCAGCATCTCAGAAGTGCTGCTGAGGGCCACAATGAATGGTGCCTGGGAGGCTTGGTCGGCCTGCAGGTGACGGAAGGACAGCTGAAGTACAGCAAGGGCTAACAGGCTGTTCTGTATGCCCACTTCAAAGCTGACTGTCCTCTGGTAGGGCACTGAAAGCTTGAGGCAGGCTGCGAGAGCATGGCCCACCAGGAGGCCAGCCAGGGGCACTGTGAGGCCTGCAAGCACAATCGGAAGCCTGACATCAGCCAGAATGAGGGCCCCCATCCTGCAGGCCAGGAAGAGCCCCCCTAGGATGAGGACAACACTAAAGGGCTTGATGACCTTGAGCAGAATTCTGGAGACCTTGGGCATTTTATACTTGATTACCATGCCTGTTGAGATGGGGATGGCGATGAAAAGCAAGGTCAAGaggatctttgagaaaggaatgtGCAGGGTCTCGTGGACACTGAGGAGACGGCCATAGATAGCTGAGGACAATGGCATGAAACCTGTGGCTGCCACCGTGGAGATCAGGGTCATGGAGATGGCTAGAGTCACATCCCCACCAAGAAGCAGGCTAAAAAGGTAGCTGCCTCCCCCACCAGGTGTGGAACAGGTAATGATGAGCCCCAGGGCCAAAGCCTTGGGCAGAGTGAAAACCTTGGCCATCAAAAAGCCATAGAGGGGCATGAGTAGAAACTGGCCCACGATACCCAGCAGCATGGGGTGGGGACTCTTAATCAGCCCCTTCAAGCCCTCCAGTTCCACCTTGCAACCAAATGCACATTTGTTGACAAAGACGAGCGGAAGCAACATGTA
Above is a genomic segment from Monodelphis domestica isolate mMonDom1 chromosome X, mMonDom1.pri, whole genome shotgun sequence containing:
- the UBL4A gene encoding ubiquitin-like protein 4A codes for the protein MQLTVKALQGRECSLQVPDDERVATLKLLVSEKLNVPVVQQRLLFKGKALADELRLSDYSIGPNSKINLVIKLPDEATARLGPSKSQAPPQSLPTWLLVSQILARHFNTADTRRVLEQLQKDYDRSLRLLSLDDIERLATRMLNCTVSEPVEAGFLD
- the SLC10A3 gene encoding P3 protein; the encoded protein is MALDRRNGRTSEGCFCSSPIDMLLFASLLSGLLCGVQGEPISKTHLPSSSYLSIGEDSVLEFEFPERTKGIIVVSSRYPGQNNKTVSEPVLSVTSLDTEVLSIKNVTAQSWDNSHFVVSIQSGLAGLAPLHIQLLDLQRDPMLIEERLDFLIKVSPVDNDEDDDARQGGLGRFSESPIVYMLLPLVFVNKCAFGCKVELEGLKGLIKSPHPMLLGIVGQFLLMPLYGFLMAKVFTLPKALALGLIITCSTPGGGGSYLFSLLLGGDVTLAISMTLISTVAATGFMPLSSAIYGRLLSVHETLHIPFSKILLTLLFIAIPISTGMVIKYKMPKVSRILLKVIKPFSVVLILGGLFLACRMGALILADVRLPIVLAGLTVPLAGLLVGHALAACLKLSVPYQRTVSFEVGIQNSLLALAVLQLSFRHLQADQASQAPFIVALSSTSEMLALVIGHLAYNSLYSTT